From the genome of Candidatus Competibacteraceae bacterium:
GGTAGGTATCGCGGTCGTCCGGGTCCAGTTGCAGGCTGTCCGCCAGAAGATCCTCGGTTCGCGCCTCCACGAACCAGGGTGGAGGGTTTTCTTCCAACAGTCGCGCCAGGTGGCGCAGAACCAGCGCCGCCATCAGCCGGCTATCCGGGTCGGCGGTATCCTGAGCCAGCAGGTCGGCGCAGGCGCGCCAGTGATGCAGGATACTTTGCAGGTCGCCGTCCCGCTCCGCTTTCAGGGCTTGCAGGCGCTGTGACTGGTACGGTGGCAAGGGTCCGAACAGCTTGACGTGAATCGCCAGGCCCGGCGGGTAGGCCGGTAGCAGCGCCAGGCTGGCGCGGCGGGCCTGATCCCGATCCAGCGCCGCGAGGTTGGCGGTGATGAAACCGAAGATCGCCTTGTCGCTGGGCGACTCGCCCAGTCGCGCCCATTCCTTGAGCAGCTTGATCTGGTGTGGTTCCAAACCGAGCAGGCTGCTGGCGATATCGCGCGAAGCCGGTTCGAGCACTGGCAATGTCCGCAGCGGTTCGGTGGTGGCGCAGGTACGGACGATGTCGGCCAGGCCGCGATAGGGCGAGCTTGTGGGGATGCGGTCGACCAGCGCCAGGGCGCCGGATGGATCGGTTTCCAGCTTGAGCAGCGCGGCGAGCACTTGGCGCAGATCCCGGTAGGGAGAGCGGATCGGGATGTTTTGCAGGTGTTCGCGCACGGCTTCTTCGCTTTCGCCCTGGCTGTAGGCGTGCAGCGCGTTCTTGGCGGCGGTCAACTGTCGGCGCGGCGGCGCGTCCTGAGGCAGGGTCTGCAATACGTCCTTTTGCCCGGCCAGGGCCAGCGCGGCGAGCAGGGTTTCCAGTTCGCCGGCACCGGCCAGCGCGGCCGCGTGGTCGGTGTAAGCACGCACCGCCTTGGCATACTGGCCGCTGTGAAGCAGCCAACCGACGTAGAGTTCGGGTTGCGGCGACTGACCGCAGAGGCTGGGAATGTTCTCCCAGAGCACGGCGGCTTCGCGGTGCATGGCCTTGCCGGCCAGCTCCATGGCCCGCTCCAGATAGGCCGCGGCCAACGATTCGCGCCAGCCGGCCTCGGCCTGCGGCTCGCGTTTCAGCAGCAGCTTGTAGAGATCGATGGCATCCCGGTAGTTGCGGGTCGACAGGAGGTTTTCGCCGCGGGCGATCAGTTCGCCGGTGCTCAAGTCGTCGAGGCGGGTGCGTGAGGGTGCGGGCGGTTTGCGCATTCTGAATTCAACGATAGGCAAATGGATCGGTGTCAAATCGCGGTGATGGCCAAGTCTCGCTGTTCCGCCAGCGTCCGTGCGTTACTCAACACCGCGCAGTGGGCCTGCTCCGGTTGCAGGTAGCTGGTCGCCACCCGCCTGAGGTCATCCAGCGTGACCGCCAGCACCCGTTGCCGGTAGGCGCGGCGCTGTTCCGGGGTACGGCCAAACAGGGTGCCGAAAAAGGCGCTGATGGCTTCGCCGGCCGGGGAACCGGGTTTGTCGATGGCGGCGACCACGCCGAGAATCGCTTCCTCCAGCGTTCGGGCGGGATGGTCATGCGTGCGCAGCCAGTCCAGCGCCCGGTCGAAGTCGGCCAGGGTGTCCGTCAACCGGGGGTCGCGGTAGGAGTAGAAGCGGAACGCACCGCTGTCGGGATGGTAGCCGGCGCCGCCGCCGTAGGCGCCGCCCTGTTCGCGGATGGCCCGATGCAGGTAGCCGTTGCGCAGGAAATCGCCCAGGACGTGCAGCGCCGGGGCGTCGGGGTGGTTGGGCGCGACGGTGGGGTAGGCCTTGGCGCAGAAGTTGACTTGGGTGTTGACGCTGAAACCCTGCCGGGTCGGCGATGCCTCCGGCACGGCCAGGGTGAACGGTTCGACCGTGCTCGTTGCGTCATTCCGCCAGTGCATCGCCAGCACCGCCGCGATCTCGTCCTGCCGTTCGGCTTCGCTGACCGCCAGCAGTTGCCGGGGCGCGTGTTGCAAGCGGCCATGCAACCGTTCCAGTCGCCGGGCGAAGGCGGCCAGCGCCGCGGGGTCGTCCAGCGTATCGTCCAGCGTCTTAAGATCCCGCAAGCCCCGCAAGCCCTCCCAGCGGTGGCTGAGCGCCGCGACCGGGCTGAGGGCGGCGCTGGCGGCGGCCAGCGCCAGCATGTGGCCGTGGTCGGTGACCGCTTCCTCGCGCTGAGCGCGCATCTGGGCCACCAGTTCCCGCAGCCGGGGCAGTTCGTCGAAGCGGGGACGGGTCAGCGTTTCCCACAACAACTCGGACAGCGCGGCCTGATTGCGGGCCAGCGCCTTGCCGGCCAGGACCAGGATGCCCTGGACCTGATACACGTCGTCCACCCCGCCGCGCACGCTGGCGCGGGCGCTGATGCCGCCGGTGACCGCCGCCTGCCGGGCCTGGGTGGCGCGGTAATCGCGCCCGGCGCTGCCGACCTCGGGCAGGCAGGCGCACAGCAGCGGCAGCAGGTCCAATTCCTCGGGGTTTAGCGCGGGCAGATCGAGCACGGCTTGCAGGTACACCATGCCGTTGGTGCCCTGTGCGTACCAGGCGGTGGGCAGCGCGCCGACCGGCCGGGTGACGCCCTCGGCAATTTTCAAATCCGGCGGCACGTCTTCCAAGCCTACCTTGGGCAACAGCTCGGGGTCGTCCTGGCGCTGCTGGCGCTCGGCCAGGATCCGCGCCTGTGCGACCAGACGGGTCTTGTCGGTCTCGGTCAGCGCCGCGCGGATGGTGGCCAGCCGTTCCCGTTCCGCCGCCGCCTGTTTTTCGCTCAGCTCCGCGTCCGGGGCCATGGTCAACCGGACCCGGTGCGGGTTGTCCAGCAGCAGTTGCCGGACCAGGCGCGGGATGAACGCCGGGTCGCGGCTTTCGGTTCGCAACCGCTCCAGCAGCGGATTGCTGTCCAGGGCCGGCAGCGGGTCCGCGCCGTGGATCGCCGGCGCCTGCGCTTCCATCAACAAGCGCAGGCCGTAGGGAAAGCCGTCGCCGGTGATTTCCCGCTCGCTCAATTCCAGTTGGTGCAAGGCGGCGTCCACCGCCTCTTGCGGCACGCCCTCGGCCGCGACCTGCCGCAGCACCTGGAGCACCAATGCCTCGACCGCTTCGGCGTGTTCGGGATCGGAGCCTTCCAGTCCGCAGACGAAGGTGGCTTCGCGGGTGGCGGTGTCGAAGCCGCACAGCGGCGAGGGCGCGGCGCCCAGTTCCGAGGTTTCCAGGGCGTGGCGCAGCGGCGAACTGCTGTTGTCCAGTAGCGCGTCGCTTAACAAGTGCGCCCGCAGGGTCGCCAGCGGGTCGGTGGTCGGTCCCAGCAGCCAGCCCAGCACGATATGTGTCTGGTCGCTCAGGTCTTCGGCCCCGTCCAGGGGATAGTGGATGAGGTCGCTGATCGGGGCGGGAAGGCGGCGCTCGTCGGGAATGGCCAAATCCAGGGTCAGTGCCTGGAAACGGCCGAGGGCTTGCGCCTCGAAACGTTGCTGATGCTCGGCGGCGGGGATGTCGCCGTAGGTCAGGAGGATGGCGTTCGAGGGGTGATAGTGGCGGGCGTGGAAGGCTTTGAGTTGTTCGTGAGTGAGGTGGGGAATCGCCTCGGGATCGCCACCGCTGTTGTGGTGATAGGTGATGGTCGGGAACAGCCGGTGTTGCAATTCCTGGCCGAGCCGCTGTACTGGCGAACTCATCGCGCCTTTCATCTCGTTGAACACCACGCCCTTGAACAGCAGTGCCGAGTTCGGGTCGTCGGGCTGGGCGAATTCCAGCCGGTGGCCTTCCTGGGCGAAGTCGCGCTCGTCCAGCAGCGGGAAGAACGCGGCATCCAGGTAAACGTCCAGCAGGTTGTTGAAGTCCTTCTTGTTCTGGCTGGCGAAGGGGTAGGCGGTCCAGTCGCTGCTGGTGAAGGCGTTCATGAAGGTGTTGAGCGACCGGCGGATCATCATGAAGAACGGGTCGCGCACCGGATAGCGCTGGCTGCCGCACAAGGCGGTGTGTTCGAGAATGTGCGCCACGCCGGTCGAATCCTGGGGCACGGTGAGGAAGGCGACCATGAAGGCGTTGTGCGGGTCGTCGGTGGCCAGATGAAGATGCCGGGCGCCGGTGGCGCGATGGCGGTATTCCTGAAACTCCAGCCGCAGGGCGGGAACGGGGTGGCTGCGAAGATGCTGAAAGGCGGGATGGGGCATGATGTCTCTATTCTCCAGCCATGCCGCCCCAGGCGGGGTCGGTGGCGTGTCGCTCCAGATACCAGTCCACGGTCTTGGCGATACCGGTGTTGAAGGTTTCCTCGGGTCGCCAGGCGAGTTCCTCGCTCATCTTGCGAGGGTCGATGGCGTAGCGCCAGTCGTGGCCGGGCCGGTCGGCGACGAAGTGGATCAGCCGCTCGTGCGGGGCGTGTTCCGGCCGGCGCTGGTCCAGCAGCGCGCAAATCAGCTTGGCGATGTTGATGTTCGCCCATTCGTTGTCGCCGCCGATATTGTAGGTTTCGCCCAGCACGCCGCGCCGGATCACCGCATCGATGCCCCGGCAATGGTCCTCGACATACAGCCAGTCGCGGATGTTGCTGCCGTCGCCGTAGACCGGAATCGGCCGTTGCAGCAGGCAGGAGCGGATCACGGTGGGAATGAATTTCTCGCCGTGCTGGTAGGGGCCGTAATTGTTGGAGCAGTTGGTGGTGACCACCGGCAGGCCGTAGGTGTGGAAATAGGCCCGTACCAAATGATCGGAACCGGCCTTGGAAGCGGAGTAGGGCGAGTTGGGGGCGTAGGGCGTGGTTTCGCTGAACGGCGGATCGTTGGGTTTGAGGGTACCGTAAACTTCGTCGGTGGAGATGTGGTGGAAGCGGCAATGCTCGGCGGTTTTTCCACCCTCCAGCCAGGCCCCGCGGGCAGCCTCCAGCAGGCTAAAGGTGCCGACCAGATTGGTCTGCACGAAGGCCGCCGGGCCGGTGATGGAGCGGTCCACATGGCTTTCGGCGGCGAAGTGGGTAATCGTGTCGATGGTGTGCTCGCGCAACAGCCGGTCCACGAGTGACCGGTCGCAGATATCGCCCTGGACGAAGGTATGCCGGGCGGGGTCGGGCAGCTCGCGCAGGTTGTCCAGCGAACCGGCGTAGGTCAGCAGATCGAGGGTGACGATGCGGGCGTCCGGCTCGGTGGCCAGCAGGTGGTGGACGAAATTGCAGCCGATGAAGCCGGCGCCGCCGGTCACCAATACGTTATGGGGATGATGTTCCATGAGGACTCGGTTCAGTGGAGTTCAAGGTCGAATTCGGCGGTCACCGGGGCGTGATCGGACGGGCGCTCCAGCCGGCGCGGGGCCTGGTCCACCTGACAAGCGGTGCAGGTCGTGGCCAGCGCCGGGCTGAGCAGAATATGGTCGATGCGCAGTCCCCGGTTGCGGCGGAAGCCGGCGGCGCGGTAGTCCCACCAGCTAAAGGTGTTTTCTTCCTGCGGAAACCGCCGAAACGCATCCTGGAGGCCCAAATCCAGCAACCGCCGGAACGCGGTCCGCTCGGGGTCGCTGCACAGGATTTGACCGGCCCAGGCGGCGGGGTCATGCACGTCGCGGTCTTCCGGCGCGATATTGAAATCGCCCAGTGCGACCAATCGGGGATGGCGAGTCAGTTCGGTTTCCAGCCATTGCGCCAGGTGCTCCAGCCAGGCCAGTTTGTAGGCATATTTGTCGGAGCCGACGGACTGGCCGTTGGGGACATAGAGATTGATGACTCTCACCCCGCCGACGGTTGCGGCCAAGACCCGCCGCTGCGGATCGTCCAGCCCCGGCAAGTCGGCGACGGTTTCGCCGAGAGGCAAACGACTGAGCACCGCCACGCCGTTGTAGGTTTTCTGACCGGCGAAGGCGACCTGATAACCGGCGCCGGCGAGATCAAGCGTCGGAAAATCGGGGTCGGTCAGCTTGGTTTCCTGCAGGGCCAGGATGTCGGGTTGCCGCTCGCGCAGCCAGGCCAGCACCTGCGGCAGGCGCACCTTCAGGGAATTGACGTTCCAGGTGGCGATTTTCATAAAAATGATTTTAACTAACTGTTCTATATTATTTAATAATTGAATTTGCGCCATGGCCGCGCATTGCGGCGGCGATGTCCACCGGGAGACAGGAGCACCAGTATAGCATCCAGCCCACCGCTCGAAATGTTGGCCCGTGGGCGGACCTGGTCTTCACCGAATGACCATGCCAAGGGTCCAGCAGCTTGTCTATGCGCCGCCCCGATCCATCGCCCGGCACCAGCGCCTCATCCTGATCCAGATTGTTGTGGAGCGCTCGCTTGGCCGACATGCTCGTGGCCGTGGTCTGGCCCGGCGGTGATCATGCGGTTGCGCTCGCTACGAGAATCTCCGCCTCCACATACCGCTTGAACGCCTCAATGGCTGTGAAGCACCGGAATCCGGCCTGGCTGGCGATAGCCAGGGTCTCGTTGCTTTCGTTCAGCAGAACCGCGACCGGTTGGCTTAGTTCCTCCTGGATACCATTGGGCCAAGCCAAATCGAAAATGGCTTTCTGCTCGCCAGTCGCGGCATTGGCGAAATCGTAGGCCAGCACACCGCGAGGCAGGTCATGCGCTTC
Proteins encoded in this window:
- the rfbB gene encoding dTDP-glucose 4,6-dehydratase, with product MEHHPHNVLVTGGAGFIGCNFVHHLLATEPDARIVTLDLLTYAGSLDNLRELPDPARHTFVQGDICDRSLVDRLLREHTIDTITHFAAESHVDRSITGPAAFVQTNLVGTFSLLEAARGAWLEGGKTAEHCRFHHISTDEVYGTLKPNDPPFSETTPYAPNSPYSASKAGSDHLVRAYFHTYGLPVVTTNCSNNYGPYQHGEKFIPTVIRSCLLQRPIPVYGDGSNIRDWLYVEDHCRGIDAVIRRGVLGETYNIGGDNEWANINIAKLICALLDQRRPEHAPHERLIHFVADRPGHDWRYAIDPRKMSEELAWRPEETFNTGIAKTVDWYLERHATDPAWGGMAGE
- a CDS encoding insulinase family protein yields the protein MPHPAFQHLRSHPVPALRLEFQEYRHRATGARHLHLATDDPHNAFMVAFLTVPQDSTGVAHILEHTALCGSQRYPVRDPFFMMIRRSLNTFMNAFTSSDWTAYPFASQNKKDFNNLLDVYLDAAFFPLLDERDFAQEGHRLEFAQPDDPNSALLFKGVVFNEMKGAMSSPVQRLGQELQHRLFPTITYHHNSGGDPEAIPHLTHEQLKAFHARHYHPSNAILLTYGDIPAAEHQQRFEAQALGRFQALTLDLAIPDERRLPAPISDLIHYPLDGAEDLSDQTHIVLGWLLGPTTDPLATLRAHLLSDALLDNSSSPLRHALETSELGAAPSPLCGFDTATREATFVCGLEGSDPEHAEAVEALVLQVLRQVAAEGVPQEAVDAALHQLELSEREITGDGFPYGLRLLMEAQAPAIHGADPLPALDSNPLLERLRTESRDPAFIPRLVRQLLLDNPHRVRLTMAPDAELSEKQAAAERERLATIRAALTETDKTRLVAQARILAERQQRQDDPELLPKVGLEDVPPDLKIAEGVTRPVGALPTAWYAQGTNGMVYLQAVLDLPALNPEELDLLPLLCACLPEVGSAGRDYRATQARQAAVTGGISARASVRGGVDDVYQVQGILVLAGKALARNQAALSELLWETLTRPRFDELPRLRELVAQMRAQREEAVTDHGHMLALAAASAALSPVAALSHRWEGLRGLRDLKTLDDTLDDPAALAAFARRLERLHGRLQHAPRQLLAVSEAERQDEIAAVLAMHWRNDATSTVEPFTLAVPEASPTRQGFSVNTQVNFCAKAYPTVAPNHPDAPALHVLGDFLRNGYLHRAIREQGGAYGGGAGYHPDSGAFRFYSYRDPRLTDTLADFDRALDWLRTHDHPARTLEEAILGVVAAIDKPGSPAGEAISAFFGTLFGRTPEQRRAYRQRVLAVTLDDLRRVATSYLQPEQAHCAVLSNARTLAEQRDLAITAI
- the xth gene encoding exodeoxyribonuclease III → MKIATWNVNSLKVRLPQVLAWLRERQPDILALQETKLTDPDFPTLDLAGAGYQVAFAGQKTYNGVAVLSRLPLGETVADLPGLDDPQRRVLAATVGGVRVINLYVPNGQSVGSDKYAYKLAWLEHLAQWLETELTRHPRLVALGDFNIAPEDRDVHDPAAWAGQILCSDPERTAFRRLLDLGLQDAFRRFPQEENTFSWWDYRAAGFRRNRGLRIDHILLSPALATTCTACQVDQAPRRLERPSDHAPVTAEFDLELH